One genomic segment of Impatiens glandulifera chromosome 6, dImpGla2.1, whole genome shotgun sequence includes these proteins:
- the LOC124942593 gene encoding uncharacterized protein LOC124942593, whose translation MGNCNGCIQSRKGGYRVDNGAILNDAKTLTDKHKGQDQRMEEAKSKMDSPSLPYVNVDSSLRALAGQAEGFGRSAIGGLHDPLYHVTTLEVNSDNVIVGSL comes from the exons ATGGGAAACTGTAATGGCTGTATACAGTCACGCAAGGGAGGTTACAGAGTCGATAACGGAGCTATCCTTAATGATGCTAAAACCCTAACCGATAAGCATAAAGGCCAAGATCAAAGAATGGAAGAAGCTAAATCTAAAATGGATTCTCCATCTCTGCCTTATGTGAACGTCGATTCTTCTCTCCGAGCTCTCGCCGGTCAAGCTGAAGGTTTCGGCCGCTCTGCCATCGGCGGTCTTCACGATCCACTTTATCACGTTACTACTTTGGAAG TTAATTCTGATAATGTTATTGTTGGATCTCTTTAA